The Brassica rapa cultivar Chiifu-401-42 chromosome A10, CAAS_Brap_v3.01, whole genome shotgun sequence genome segment GCACCTGAATTGTTATGTTGATATGATAAAAAATcactaattttaattataatttaggTGTATTACGATTCATCTGTTTTATAATCACGCCATGAATCTACTCCTAGTGTGTACAACGAATACAACGAATGTTAAATGTGAGATAATTACTTAGATATGTAATAACAATCTGTTTTGTATTCTcggattttaaaaattgtgaCCGGTTTTACAAAGGTTTAACCATAAAATGGTAACCATTAATCATATTGTATTTCCGGATTTTTAATTGTTTGACCGGATATATGATATGCTAATATCACTTTTACACCTGTATAGATAACCTAACTAGTTGCACACAAAAAAAGATAATCTAACTAACACAAACCGGCTAAGTACAAAACTTTGTTATGTTTACTTTTTCTAATATATCACAGACTGATATATTATAACCGGttatcatttttaatatttataaacgaATTGCATTTATCCGGTTATCTGCTCAACCATCATTATACAAAAGTTAATTAGCCGGTTAATATCATTTCCGGCCAGCTGCACTCGTGTACCAGATATACCAACTATTGAAACAGAAGAGGTTAACTTTGCTTAGTCctatataaattttcttttgagCTCCTAATTGCTTATCTCCATGGATAAGCAAAAAATTCATCAAGATCTTCAATGCCTCAGCATGCTCTCTGGAAATTTTCATATTCAGGTTCATAAGCAACAAGATGGAAGATAAAAGAGCCAAACACACAAACTTAATCCGGATTTCTCTTTTTGTGACGGTTCTGCGGTGAAGCATCTTGATAATTTATGATACTGTAACATCCTCCACTTTCCCAAATAACGCAGGAAACTACGGTTTCTCCATGATAGTTGCTTTAAGGTAGTCCAGTGACAATCACAAACTCTCTCAATGAAAACCGTATACGCTGCCCCGCAAACCTAGACCATACTCCACGTTTCTTCTTGATCTTCATATGTATCTCACGAAGCTTCCTGAAAAAGCAGACTTCTCTgctattttgattattttaccAAAAGAGGACTCCCGTATCACTCCGACTTCTTCATCTTCTAAATCATtgacaattatttttatggCGCGTGATGATTGATAGGTGAGAACACGAACTCAGACGGCTCTTCTCCCGCAGCGAACATCATCTCCGGTGTCGATTCCATTTTATGACAATCGACGTTCTCGTCTAAGTCTACAATTCGAGACGACACCATCTTTCTTGAGTAATTAGTCCCTCTTGCTTCTGATGATTTTAGTAAAGAACAATTAGAAAGCTATTCAAGCGTGTTTGAGTAATTAGAAAGCTCTTCAAGCGTGTTTACCTTCTGGATAATGAAAGTGCTATGGAAATTTGCAATTTTGGACATGATGGCTTGTGTGTAATAGGTGTAAATAGGTTAGCAACTAGACTAGTATAGTCTGAGAAAGGACACTGTCAGACTAATAAGCAGACCTGATTGTAGGGTTAAAATGGGAATATACAGCTCTTGTCCATTTTTTGAAAGAAGCCTAGCTATTTACCTAATTACctcttttttttgtggttattcAGCTAAATGACTCTTGAACCTGCTTAAAGGACTATTTGCTCTGCTCCTACTAGGCTGCAACTTGACTAGACTATACAAAACcagataaattttaaaagggATCTGGTCTTTCTTTATTACCACATCGAGAAGAGGAGTGTGTTGTCTCCACGttatagaaatatataaatattttaatgtcgAATAGACATCTTATATCAAATGTGGCATTGACTGGTATTATACTATCAGGAGATTTGCATATAGTTTGAAAAAAATAGGAAGAGAAAAGCTTCAAATGGAGAAGAGTAATGGCCTACGAGTGGTTCTGTTTCCACTTCCTATACAAGGCTGCATTAACCCTATGTTTCAGCTAGCCAAGATCCTCCACTCAAGAGGTTTCTCCATCACTGTGATCCACACGCGCTTCAACGCCCCAAAAGCTTCAAACCACCCTCTCTACACCTTCTTAGAGATCCCAGACGGCTTGTCCGAAGCAGAGGCAAGCACTCAAGACGTCACTCTTCTCCTGACGCTTCTCAACCGAAGCTGCGAGTCTCCATTTCGTGACTGTTTGACTAAGCTTTTGAGATCTTCAGAGGAAGAGAAACAGAGGATTAGTTGTTTGATCGATGATGCTGGATGGATCTTCACACAGCCCCTTGCTTGGAGTCTGAATCTCCCGAGATTGGTCACTAATACCTATAAGGTATCCTTCTTTGTAGGTCATTTTGTTATTCCTGAGCTCAGCCGTGAAAGATATCTTCCACTGCAAGGTACTATTTAGTTCTTATTCAGAGAAATTTTCTAGGATATCATTAGAAAAAGTCTTTGTAACAAATATAGTCTCCAAAGatcaaaatgattaaaatattacactaaatatgtaaatataaatttatatccaattaactaatctaaacttaaaGTTTAAAATTAATGGGTGAAGTTTTGTGagtgaattttaaaatttaaaaatagtttcaaaaaaacatgttggaatttcaaaaagaaaatttccaaaaaaaaatcaatttttcaatttgtttttgagaattttttttatgtaaaaaattcgaatttgaaaacatatcatttgaaactataattttttttatttatttaaatttaatttagggTACAAGGATTTTTAGCTTCTATGATGAAATTTTGGTcattatgatttttaaagagctgttttgttttcgtgacaaaaacttaaaatggtCTATCTGAAAAAATAGCTCTCTTGTTTAGCCTAAAACAATTTTAATATGAGTACCAGTATTATCTTAGGGCACCATTAATGGAGGAGTTTAGAAGGGGAGTTTAgccaaaatattaataaaataataggtGGGACACACAGAAAAATTAAGCGTTGGTGATTCTTCTGCCTAACTAGGCGTCGCTGCTTGGCTTTTTCGCGGGCCCCActgacacgtggcggcccgcgattggttcgttttaattttttttttttaatttagaaaaaaaaaaccaaaaataaaaataaaattaagcaCCCCAGTTGGGGTGCCAGGGTTAAAGATGGTCTTAGTTTCTATAAAACATCTAGAGGTTACAATTTTTATTAGTCATATGAAATCACTATCTATCAAAACTAACATTTAGTCACATGTTCAGAACAAGATGAACCAGCAGAGGAGTTTCCGCCGCTTAAGAAGAAGGATCTCTTACAAATCCTCGACGGAGAAACAGAGGTTCTAAACTCGTACTCTGATATGATCTTGCAAACGACAAAGGCATCTTCAGGTCTTATTTTCGTGTCATCATGTGAAGAGTTGGATCAAGAATCACTCAGCCAAGCACGTAAAGACTATCAAATCCCCGTCTTTGCGATAGGACCATCTCATATCTACTTCCCGGGCTCTTCTAGTAGTTTGTTCACAGTTGATGAGACTTGTATTCAGTGGTTAGACAAACAAGAAGACAACTCCGTGATTTACGTGAGTTTTGGGAGTGTCGTGAACATCAGTGAAACAGAGTTGTTGGAGATTGCTTGGGGTCTAAGAAACAGCGACCAGCCTTTCTTGTGGGTGGTACGTGTTGGTATGGTCAATGGAAATAAATGGGTCGAGGCTATACCGGAAGAGCTCATGGAAAGGCTGAAGGAGAAGGGGAAGATAGTGAAATGGGCACCGCAACAAGAGGTTCTAAAGCACCGAGCCACTGGTGGATTCTTGACACACAATGGTTGGAACTCGACGGTTGAGAGTGTTTGTGAAGGCGTCCCTATGATTTGTGTGCCTTCTGTATGGGACCAGTTGCTAAATGCAAGATTTGTTAGTGATGTGTGGATGGTGGGGCTTCATCTAGAGGGTAGGATTGAGAGAAATGAGATCGAGAGAGTGGTGAGGAAACTGTTGTTGGAACCTGAAGGTGAAGTGATCCGAGAGAGGATGAAACTTCTTGCGGAGAAAGTAGGAAGATCGGTTAAACAAAACGGTTCGGCTTATCGATCTTTGGAACGTTTGGTTGATCATATATCATCTTTCTAGCCATTTATGAGTGTTTTGATTcctgttattttaattttcaactaATAAAGTGTTAATGTTTTGGAGATATTCTCCTCTGTGTTATTTCGAGTCTTGTTTCTCTATTGTTGTAAACTTTGGTCTTTGTGGATTCGACATTACAAGTGTACCTCATCCACGTTGCTGCGCATTTACGGTTTTAACttaaccgaaccaaaaaccatGCCTACATTTGTTAattatttactaatatattttgcaTAGAAACGGAATCTGAGCTTAACCTTAAGTCAtaccaaatatatttataatttttttaattctgacAACCAATGTTCATTATAAAATTGAACCACTAGTTCTTGTCTTTCTGTAACTACTAATATGATTAACTCCGATCTTTTACTCGGGGTTCTTAATTcatgatttaatatttttctttttaacatttttcgGCTAAGAAACGgttctcttatttaagagacggttcttaactttttttagtTGAGATTAATCATGCCCCAAAGGACATctaacttatattattttattacttacGTTAAGCAGTAGAATACATCATCTCCGAGGAGATAGCATTCACTGAACTtagatcaagaaaaaaaaaagggagaAAGCTTCAATGGAGAAGAGTAATGGCAGACGAGTGATAATGTTTCCACTTCCACTACAAGGCTGCATCAACCCCATGATTCAGCTCGCCAAGATCCTCCACTCAAGAGGGTTCTCCATCACTGTCATCCACACTCGCTTCAACGCGCCGAAAGCTACAAGCCACCCTCTCTTCACCTTCTTAGAGATCCAAGACGGCTTGTCTGAAACAGAGACAAGAACTGATGATAACACTTGGCTCTTCACTCTTCTCAACCGAAGATGCGAGACTCCGTTTCGTGACTGTTTGACTAACCTTTTGGGATCTTCATCAGATTCAGAAACAGAGAGGATTAGCTGTTTGATCCATGACTCTGGATGGACCTTCTTCACACGATCCGTAGCAAAGAGTTTGAAACTCCCGAGATTGGTTCTCAATACGTACACAGTCTCCTTCTTTCTCAACCATTTTGCTCTTCCTAAACTCCGCCGTGAAGTGTCTCTTCTGTCTCAaggtatattattatttctcGCTTTACATACTATTTATTACTCTCTAATATGAATATTCCCAtctttgtttgatttttcattttcaaatctTTTAGATATATTgacattaattaattttcttttgttaagtATCACTGCGACATGAGTTTACATATCTAAGTGCGgatgagtaaaaaataaataaagcagaAAGTAGATGACACACATATTTTGTTAACGAGTTTGTTTTCTATTCTCCGGGACTATGTCTAGAATTCGAATCCACTAAAATGAGAAAGCAAATTACAACCAACTCGCAAACGCGTAATACAAGCACAACCCTCTTGAATCAGCGCTCTATAGAGAGTGAGTTTGGTGTGCATGAGATCTTAGGGTATAGAAAATTAAGTTTCTAGCATCTTGCGTATTAGAACAAGCAACTcttttatatattcttttacaGATTCAGAACAAGATAATCTAGTTCAGGACTTTCCTCCACTTAGGAAGAAGGATCTTTTAAGGATTCTTAAAGAGAAAAGGGAGTACTTAGAACCCTACTTGAATATGATTTTGGAAACGACAAAGTCGTCTTCAGGCATTATATTCATGTCCTGCGAAGAGTTGGAGCAAGACTCACTATGCAAAGCACGTGAAGATTTCAAAGTACCAATATTTGCGATAGGTCCATCTTATAGCAACTTTCCAGCTTCGTCTAGTAGCTTGTTCATACAGGACGAGACTTGCATTCCATGGTTAGACAAACAAGAAGACAAATCCGTAATTTACGTGAGTTTCGGTAGCCTCATTTCCATGACCGGACCAGAGTTAACTGAGATTGCTTGTGGTCTAAGAAACAGCGGCCAACCATTCTTGTTGGTTGTTAGGGTTGGTTTGGTCAAAGGTACGGAATGGATCGAGGCCATACCGGAAGAACTCATGGCAAAGGTTTACGAGAAGGGAAAGATAGTGAAATGGGCACCGCAACAAGAGGTTCTAAAGCATCAGGCCATAGGAGGATTCTTGACACACAATGGCTGGAACTCGACTGTTGAGAGTGTTCGTGAAGGCGTCCCTATGATCTGTTTGCCTTGTATATGGGACCAATTCGTAGATGCAAGACTTGTTAGTGACGTATGGAGGGTAGGGCTGCATCTAGAGCATCGGATTGAGAGAAATGAGATCGAGAGTTCGATAAGGAGTTTGTTTTCTGGAAATGAAGGAGAAGCGATCCGAGAGAGTATGAGACTTCTCAAGGAGAAAGTTGGAAGATCGGTTAAAGAAAACGGTTCAGCATATCGATCTTTAGAGAGTTTGATTGATCACATATCATATTTCTAGCTATATGTGTTGCTATGTCTTTGTGTTTTCAATTAtgtatcttgtttttttttgtcggcaaAAATTAATTATGTATCTTGTTATTAAGTTGTTTTTAAATTGAGGAAACTCTTCCTTTGTGTTTGGGTGGAACTTAACGGCCTCATTCGGCTTACGACCATGGTCCTATAACCACTGGACCACCACAACTGGAGCCGacacttaatttttttatttccgATATATTGGCATGGCATACAAACCAAATCTGATTTTAAACCTATAGTATACGATAcagattaaatatattatagttttgaCTACTAATGTTCATTTTAAAATTGGACCCACTTGCtcttcttgtctttctctaccTACTAAGGGGCATGTGGAGCAATCATGTAGGGTTGTGTCTCCACTCTTCACGTAACTATATCATTTAATTACGTTATAATAAAGACACCTTATCTCCAAGGAAATAGCATTCACTGAGCTTTTAGATTTGGATCcggaaaaagaaaaaggagaaaagcTTCAATGGATCAGAGTAATGGCCGACGAGTCGTTCTGTTTCCACTTCCAATACAAGGCTGCATCAACCCCATGTTTCAGATGGCCAAGATCCTCCACTCAAAAGGTTTCTCCATCACTATCATCCACACGCGCTTCAACGCTCCAAAAGCTTCAAGCCACCCTCTCTTCACCTTCTTCGAGATACAAGACGACTTGTCTGAAACAGACATGAGAACTGATGATAACACTTGGCTCTTCACTCTTCTCAACCGAAGATGCGAGGCTCCGTTTCGTGACTGTTTGACTAAGCTTTTGGGATCTTCAGATTCAGAAACAGAGAGGATTAGCTGTTTGATCCACGATTCTGGATGGACCTTCACAGGATCCGTAGCTGAGAGTTTGAAGCTCCCGAGATTGGTTCTCAACGTGTACACAGTTTCCTACTTTCGCAGCCATTTTGCTCTTCCTAAGCTCCGCCGTGAAGTGAATCTTCTGTCGCAAGGTATCTTTTCACGTTCCGATCTTTTTAGATATATAGGGTTTCATTAAGTATTACTGGTTCGGTCATATGAATTTATCCACACATGAGTTTACATCAACAATCTTGATCTATTTGtagtataattaaattttaagcaATTTTGTTATATGGAGAGTGAGTTTAGTGTCCTTGAGATATCACATCTTGCGTATAGATCAAgcaactcttttttttctttgcttttccTTTTTCAATTTACAGATCTAGACCAAGACGATGTAGTTCAGGAGTTTCAACCACTTCGAAAGAAGGATCTTGTGCGGCTTCttaaagagaaaagagaataCTTAGAACCCTACTTGAATATGATTTTGGAATCGACAAAGTCGTCTTCAGGCATTATATTCGTTATGTCTTGTGAAGAGTTGGACCAAGACTCATTACCTAAGGCACGTGAAGATTTCAAAGTACCGATCTTCGCGATAGGTCCATCTCATAGCAAGTTCCCAGCCTCGTCTAGTAGCTTGTTCACACAGGACGAGACTTGCATTCCATGGTTAGACCAACAAGAAGACAGATCCGTAATTTACGTGAGTTTCGGTAGCCTCGCTTCCATGACCGGACCAGAGTTAATTGAGATTGCTTGTGGTCTAAGAAACAGCGGTCAGCCCTTCTTGTTGGTTGTACGAGTTGGTTCGGTTAAAGGCACAGAATGGATCGAGGCCATACCGGAAGAACTCATGGCAAAGGTTAACGAGAAAGGGAAGATAGTGAAGTGGGCACCACAACAAGAGGTTCTGAAGCATAGAGCTATAGGAGGATTCTTGACACACAATGGTATGAACTCGGTGGTTGAGAGTATTTGTGAAGGCGTCCCTATGATCTGCTTGCCTTGTTTGTGGGACCAGTTCTTATATGCAAGACTTGTTAGTGACGTATGGAGGGTGGGGCTGCATCTAGAGCATCGGATTGAGAGAAATGAGATTGAGAGTGCGATAAGGAGATTATTGTTTGGAAGTGAAGGAGAAGCAATCCGAGAGAGGATGACACTTCTTAAGGAGAAAGTCGAAAGATCGGTTGAAGAAAACGGTTCGGCGTATCGATCTTTAGAGAGTTTGATTGATCATATATCATCTTTCTAGCTTTTTTTATGGATGTTTTTGATTTCTTTGTCATCATATATTTCCAATCAAACTGTTAAATGTTTCGAAGTTATGCCTCCTGTGTGGTTGGCATTGTTTGAATAAAACAAGACTAATAAATCTAATATGcatttagttttatttaactttgataAGCATTTCTTACTTTCTAATCAAAACAAAATgcctaaaatatatatttttaataactaaaaatttcTGAGTTAGAAGCATcatatatctttaaaaaaagagatctaaaccattttaaaattaactcttattttgaaaacaaatttttcaATGGGAATATGAGTTAATGATCTATTAGAGCACCTCCAACAGTGGATGGAGGTCTCACTaagtttcttaaaataaaaaaattataaacagagAAGAATCCAAATTCTAAACAGACATTGTAAGAGCATTAGCAATGCTGATACTCTCTTTCTCTCGATAGCCAATCGCGGGTTCCCATGTGGCGATGGGACCCGCGCACAGTGAAGAATTTGTGAAAAATTAATCCTTAGCTAAGGATTAATTTGgcacatatttttaaatataatgagTCCcacaaattattataataagttTAATGCTAAGGATTTTGTTAAAACTCACCATTGGAGGTGGTCTAAGATACCATTCAGAATTCCTTCTACAAACATGGCAACCTAACATTGGctgtattttaaaaacaaataaaatttaattagtaaATAATTAAGAACCCAATTTGAGTATGTAACCATTGAGGTTGCTCTTGAACTTATGTTAGGTCATCATACAGTTCATTTGACCTAAAATGAaattcctcttttttttttcttattgcaATTAGGTTTAGAACTTTTAATTGCATTCCTTAGTTacaagacaaaaacaaaaatcccTAAATCATTTGCTCTAATATATCAGTTAGAGTCTTGCTTATCTAATGTTGGAAGCTTTAGTTTTGGGGAATTTGACCCAATGTGTATAATGTACCTCATCGACTTCGCCGGTGGATTTGATGTTTTCATTTTAGGTTgacctaaacaaaaaaaacaacatgcCGTAACTAAACATTTGTTAATTGTTATTACCAATATATTCGCATATAAATCGAATCCGAATATGAACTCAGTGTATACGATACatacttatttttaattctGACTGATAATGTTTCATTATTAATCTGGACCACTAGCTCGTCTTTCTATACCTACGAAAGGCATAATATAACATTTAGAATTTTGTCTCCACTCGTCACGAAACATAACTATGGCTTCTAATGCTAACTTGTGTAGACCATACTGAATATAGTTAATAGTAATGAAAATctgtttttctatatatatatatatatatatacatttttgttaGTATTAGAACCGCACCGCCGTACGTTACCATTCGTAGCCtatattattttcttaggtTATATAGATATCTTAACTCCAAGGAAACATCATTCACTGaacttttggttttggttcgggagagaaaaaagaagaaagcttCAATGGAGAAGAGTAATGATGGCCTACGAGTGATTCTATTTCCACTTCCAATACAAGGCTGCATCAATCCCATGATTCAGCTCGCCAAGATCCTTCACTCAAGAGGTTTCTCCATCACAGTAATCCACACGCGCTTCAACGCTCCAAAAGCTTCAAGCCATCCTCTCTTCACTTTCTTAGAGATACCAGACGGCTTGTCTGAAACAGAGAAAAGAACTGAAGATAAGACTTTTCTCTTCACTCTTCTCAACCGAAGATGTGAGGCTCCGTTTCATGACTGTTTGGCTAAGCTTTTGGTATCTTCAGATTCAGAAACACAGAGGATTAGCTGTTTCATCCATGACTCTGGATGGACCTTCACACCATCCGTAACAAAGAGCTTGAAACTCCCGAGACTGGTTCTCAGCACGTACACAGTCTCCTTTTTTCTCAACCATTTTGCTCTTCCTAAGCTCCGCCGTGAAGCGTCTCAAGGTATTATTATTTTCTCTCTTTACATGCCATTTACTCTCTAACATGAATATTTcctatttttgtttaatttttccATGTTCAGATCTTTTTagatatatctaaaattaattaatttattttttgttaagtaTTACCGCAACGGTCATATGAAATTATCTACACATGAGTTTACACATCAACAGTCCTGATAAATATGTAGTATAACTAACTGtataagagattagagattatAATGTTCTATAGAGAGTCCGCTTGAGATCTTAGGGTTTATAAAATTTGAGTTTCTTACATCTTGCGTATACATCAGGCaactcttttatatataaatattttttttgctttcccTTTTCTATTTGTCACTTTACCATATATACCTTTTACGCTATATACTATAACTAACTGTATAAGCGATTTTGTTCTATAGAGAGTGAGTTTGGTGCGCTTGAGAACTTAGGGTACAGAAAATTACGTTTTTTCCTTACATCTTGCGTATAGATCAAGCAACTTTCTTTTACAGATTCAGAACAAGACGACCTAGTTCAGGAGTTTCCACCACTTCGAGAGAAGGATCTTGTACGGCTTCTGAAAGAAAAAAGGGAATACTTAGAACCCTACTTGAATATGATGTTGGAAGCGACAAAGTCGTCTTCAGGCATTATATTCATGTCCTGCGAAGAGTTGAACCAAGACTCATTACCTAAGGCACGTGAAGACTTCAAAGTACCAATCTATGCGATAGAACCATCTTTTAGCAACTTTCCTGCTTCGTCCAGTAGCTTGTTCACACAAGACGAGACTTGCATTCCATGGTTAGACAAACAGGAAGACAAGTCCGTAATTTACGTGAGTTTCGGTAGCCTCGCTACCATGACCAGACCAGAGTTAATTGAGATTGCTTGTGGTCTAAGAAACAGCGGCCAACCGTTTTTGTTGGTTGTTCGGGTTGGTTTGGTCAAAGGCACGGAATGGAACGAGGTGATTCCCGGAGAACTCAAGGCAACGCTTAATGAGAAGGGAAAGATAGTGAAATGGGCACCGCAACAAGAGGTTCTAAAGCATCGAGCAGTCGGTGGATTCTTGACCCACAATGGCTGGAACTCGGTGGTTGAGAGTGTTTGTGAAGGGGTTCCTATGATCTGTTTGCCTTTTATATGGGACCAGTTTCTAAATGCAAGACTTATTTGTGACTTATGGAGGGTAGGGCTGCATCTAGAGCATCGGATCGAGAGAAATGAGATCGAGAGTTCGATAAGAAGTTTATTTTTTGGAAATGAAGGAGAAGCAATCCGAGAGAGGATGAGACTTCTGCAAGAGAAAGTTGAAAGATCGGTTAAAGAAAACGGTTCGGCGTCTCGATCTTTAGAGAGTTTGATTGATCATATATCATCTTTCTAGCTAGCTATCTTTGTGTTTTGAGTTATGTGACTTATGTCTTATTATTAAGTTGTTTTGTGTAATAAGGAAACACTTCCTTGTGTTTGGCATTGTTGTTggaacttcttttttttattaataaaagatATTCACATAAAAATTGAATCTtaactaaaactaaaactatACCAGATTGATCTATATTTTAAGCCTGAgtataaacaaaacatatattaattaattatcctTAAGTGTGATTAATGGTATTGAGAAACCAATTAAGATTCGGATTCAACACATATATATCTTGACAGGCTGCAAGCTGCACACTTACCAAGTTAGTTAAAGCTTTTGATTGAAGTAGACCATCGAGAGTTTATTATTGTTACGTAGATAGTGGAGACAAAACTCTCTATGGAAAGCTTAGAATCCCGCAattatatacgtatatataatatatatatacatatacatatattttaagaaCATAAGAGCAAGAAATCCCTAATAATATTGTTCTtaggttataatatatatatacatatacacatATTTTAAGAACATAAGAGCAAGAAACCTCCAATAATATTTCCTCAAGAAAAGTTTCCAAACAGAAAAGCATATCTTAATGATTTATATGTGTACGTACGTACGTAATCAAAGACTATGATGAATTGATACCGtattctatttcttatatacaAGATCTCAAAAATCTAAGTAAAATTAGACTTCGATTTAACAGTTGCACAAGCACAGGGAACCAAGGTCACATCAGGTGTCACGTCAACATCCAAAACACGTTTTATTTATTccgaaaataaaacattcatcTAGTCTTTGTTGTCCAACCAGTATTAAAACCCTTGGAAGTAGAATGTTTTCCTTTTATACATAATTACTGATTTCTATGAAACTATTGGATTACCAATCTATATCAAGTAAACCAAACCAATCAGATACTAAAGTTCCAAATATGAAACCCCTTTGAATTCTTCCAAAAACTtctataaaatttcaaaaaaaaaaaggcatgaATCGCATGATTCATTACGAGTTAGGTATTAAAAAAATGGTGAATAAAAATTATTGTGTTGCTTGTTTGCAGATTTTCAAAAAACTTTATTTGTACACAGAAAACACCTTTCTAAAAAACATCATTTCTACagtaatgaaaaaaaatatttatattttatttatataaaataattatttattttctataattgttattattaattataaatatttgagaGATTACtttctataaaaattaaaattaaatttttatagttttaatcacataaaacatatacaaaaactaaaatttaagtcataatcattttaatatataatatattgtacacaaataaaaaaataaaaaaatattattcaagtcaaaaaaaataaaatctataaaaataaaaacacaagctcaaaaattaatattcataaactaaaaactaaaattaaaatccaAAATCTGTATAATCAAGTAATGTGCgttcaaaagtttttttttttttgttgtaactgATGCGTTCAAAAGTTGTTACTCAACTAATTAGTAGCATGACAAGTAAAACGTGtcttttgtaagaaaaaaaaacaaacaaataaaacgTGTATGTTAGCAACTTATATGGCACATATG includes the following:
- the LOC103846930 gene encoding UDP-glycosyltransferase 76C4; protein product: MEKSNGLRVVLFPLPIQGCINPMFQLAKILHSRGFSITVIHTRFNAPKASNHPLYTFLEIPDGLSEAEASTQDVTLLLTLLNRSCESPFRDCLTKLLRSSEEEKQRISCLIDDAGWIFTQPLAWSLNLPRLVTNTYKVSFFVGHFVIPELSRERYLPLQEQDEPAEEFPPLKKKDLLQILDGETEVLNSYSDMILQTTKASSGLIFVSSCEELDQESLSQARKDYQIPVFAIGPSHIYFPGSSSSLFTVDETCIQWLDKQEDNSVIYVSFGSVVNISETELLEIAWGLRNSDQPFLWVVRVGMVNGNKWVEAIPEELMERLKEKGKIVKWAPQQEVLKHRATGGFLTHNGWNSTVESVCEGVPMICVPSVWDQLLNARFVSDVWMVGLHLEGRIERNEIERVVRKLLLEPEGEVIRERMKLLAEKVGRSVKQNGSAYRSLERLVDHISSF
- the LOC103846931 gene encoding UDP-glycosyltransferase 76C4, whose protein sequence is MEKSNGRRVIMFPLPLQGCINPMIQLAKILHSRGFSITVIHTRFNAPKATSHPLFTFLEIQDGLSETETRTDDNTWLFTLLNRRCETPFRDCLTNLLGSSSDSETERISCLIHDSGWTFFTRSVAKSLKLPRLVLNTYTVSFFLNHFALPKLRREVSLLSQDSEQDNLVQDFPPLRKKDLLRILKEKREYLEPYLNMILETTKSSSGIIFMSCEELEQDSLCKAREDFKVPIFAIGPSYSNFPASSSSLFIQDETCIPWLDKQEDKSVIYVSFGSLISMTGPELTEIACGLRNSGQPFLLVVRVGLVKGTEWIEAIPEELMAKVYEKGKIVKWAPQQEVLKHQAIGGFLTHNGWNSTVESVREGVPMICLPCIWDQFVDARLVSDVWRVGLHLEHRIERNEIESSIRSLFSGNEGEAIRESMRLLKEKVGRSVKENGSAYRSLESLIDHISYF
- the LOC103846932 gene encoding UDP-glycosyltransferase 76C5, with the translated sequence MDQSNGRRVVLFPLPIQGCINPMFQMAKILHSKGFSITIIHTRFNAPKASSHPLFTFFEIQDDLSETDMRTDDNTWLFTLLNRRCEAPFRDCLTKLLGSSDSETERISCLIHDSGWTFTGSVAESLKLPRLVLNVYTVSYFRSHFALPKLRREVNLLSQDLDQDDVVQEFQPLRKKDLVRLLKEKREYLEPYLNMILESTKSSSGIIFVMSCEELDQDSLPKAREDFKVPIFAIGPSHSKFPASSSSLFTQDETCIPWLDQQEDRSVIYVSFGSLASMTGPELIEIACGLRNSGQPFLLVVRVGSVKGTEWIEAIPEELMAKVNEKGKIVKWAPQQEVLKHRAIGGFLTHNGMNSVVESICEGVPMICLPCLWDQFLYARLVSDVWRVGLHLEHRIERNEIESAIRRLLFGSEGEAIRERMTLLKEKVERSVEENGSAYRSLESLIDHISSF
- the LOC103846933 gene encoding UDP-glycosyltransferase 76C5; amino-acid sequence: MEKSNDGLRVILFPLPIQGCINPMIQLAKILHSRGFSITVIHTRFNAPKASSHPLFTFLEIPDGLSETEKRTEDKTFLFTLLNRRCEAPFHDCLAKLLVSSDSETQRISCFIHDSGWTFTPSVTKSLKLPRLVLSTYTVSFFLNHFALPKLRREASQDSEQDDLVQEFPPLREKDLVRLLKEKREYLEPYLNMMLEATKSSSGIIFMSCEELNQDSLPKAREDFKVPIYAIEPSFSNFPASSSSLFTQDETCIPWLDKQEDKSVIYVSFGSLATMTRPELIEIACGLRNSGQPFLLVVRVGLVKGTEWNEVIPGELKATLNEKGKIVKWAPQQEVLKHRAVGGFLTHNGWNSVVESVCEGVPMICLPFIWDQFLNARLICDLWRVGLHLEHRIERNEIESSIRSLFFGNEGEAIRERMRLLQEKVERSVKENGSASRSLESLIDHISSF